The genomic DNA ATATCTTTTCTTTCCATTTTTTAAATCTATGGAGCATTTAATAAAACAATGCTTCCTGGAAATATAAGGATCTTCAATTACTATTCTTTCGGTAGAAAAACCTTTGCCTCGCTCTCTGCCAATAATATAATCTTTAGGCTCAAGATTCATAATTTTGATTACGGACTTATCTTCCTTCATTATTCTTAATTGACTTGCACCTGAACAAATTAAAGAGGGAGTTAGGAATGTTGTATCCTCATCTGATTTGATCCTGAAATCATATTCAAATTTCTCATTACAACGATT from Chitinophagaceae bacterium includes the following:
- a CDS encoding FHA domain-containing protein, whose protein sequence is MTISCPHCGQKSELKNAKRLSGKKVFLKCSNNRCNEKFEYDFRIKSDEDTTFLTPSLICSGASQLRIMKEDKSVIKIMNLEPKDYIIGRERGKGFSTERIVIEDPYISRKHCFIKCSIDLKNGKKRYLVHDLNSTNKTLLNDKELSPDEEVYLSNGDIIKVGNSFILYRELTTNKVYENI